One genomic window of Trichlorobacter lovleyi includes the following:
- a CDS encoding lipocalin family protein: MKVILFFVLLALAVVCPGRQTAQADTGLPPLQTVPQVDLKRYLGQWYEIARYPNWFQKGCLESSASYALRDDGDIEVLNRCKDSEDGRQRQAKGHAWVVDSASNAKLKVSFFWPFRGDYWIIELGREYEYAVIGTPNRKYFWILSRTRSMDDTLYAAILQRAKQQGFDPGLVVRQ; encoded by the coding sequence ATGAAAGTTATCCTGTTTTTTGTGCTGCTTGCCCTGGCCGTTGTCTGCCCGGGCAGACAAACGGCTCAGGCCGACACCGGCCTGCCGCCTTTGCAGACCGTGCCGCAGGTTGACCTGAAACGCTACCTTGGGCAGTGGTACGAGATAGCCCGTTATCCCAACTGGTTTCAGAAGGGCTGCCTGGAGAGCAGCGCCAGCTATGCCTTGCGGGATGATGGCGATATTGAGGTGCTGAACCGCTGCAAGGATAGCGAAGATGGCAGGCAGCGTCAGGCAAAGGGGCATGCCTGGGTGGTGGACAGCGCCAGCAACGCTAAGTTGAAGGTCTCCTTCTTCTGGCCGTTCCGGGGGGACTACTGGATTATTGAGCTGGGCAGGGAGTACGAGTACGCCGTGATCGGCACCCCCAACCGCAAATACTTCTGGATTCTCAGCAGAACCCGCAGCATGGACGACACCCTCTATGCCGCCATCCTGCAGCGGGCCAAGCAGCAGGGCTTTGATCCGGGTCTGGTGGTCAGGCAGTAA
- a CDS encoding LysR family transcriptional regulator — MELRHLRYFVNVAQELSFSRAAEKLLVAQPALSTQIIDLEQEIGTPLLLRNTRSVQLTAAGKVFLIEAQAILAAADAAKDRALRTSRGQEGQLSIGFFSAPTMLFLPDLIRRYRAIYPNVAIRMHELTPDRQLAAFSRGEIDIGFTRPLPPGYPDLAGEVLFQEHFLAVMAETHPLGSRQSIQLDELAQEPFVLLDRAVAVGLHDHIIAACLKAGFSPLVSTSPDLMSAVLTMVAAEQGVSIVPEGVQNLRSNQLAFVPLLPALEPIPLIVCWHAKTDAPARDAFLQLIREQHAQVKSDRAG; from the coding sequence ATGGAACTACGACATCTTCGCTATTTTGTGAACGTGGCCCAGGAACTCAGCTTTTCAAGGGCTGCTGAAAAACTGCTGGTGGCCCAGCCTGCGCTGAGTACGCAAATTATCGACCTGGAACAGGAGATCGGTACACCGCTCTTGTTGCGCAATACACGTTCGGTCCAGCTGACTGCCGCTGGCAAGGTGTTTCTGATCGAGGCTCAGGCGATTCTGGCTGCAGCGGATGCTGCAAAGGACAGGGCGTTGCGTACGTCGCGCGGCCAAGAGGGGCAATTGTCCATTGGGTTCTTTTCAGCGCCAACAATGCTTTTTCTGCCGGATCTGATACGTCGTTACCGGGCAATCTATCCAAATGTTGCCATACGTATGCACGAACTGACGCCGGACAGGCAATTGGCCGCATTCAGCCGTGGGGAAATCGATATCGGCTTTACCCGCCCGTTACCTCCCGGGTACCCGGATTTGGCAGGTGAGGTCTTGTTTCAGGAACATTTTCTTGCTGTAATGGCCGAAACGCATCCATTGGGATCTCGCCAGAGCATTCAACTCGACGAACTTGCTCAGGAACCATTTGTGCTGCTTGACCGGGCAGTGGCTGTTGGCCTGCATGATCATATTATTGCAGCCTGTCTAAAGGCAGGTTTTTCACCTCTGGTGAGCACTAGTCCTGATCTGATGTCAGCAGTGCTCACCATGGTGGCAGCGGAGCAAGGTGTCAGTATCGTTCCTGAAGGGGTCCAGAACCTGCGCAGCAATCAATTGGCCTTTGTGCCGCTCCTACCTGCATTGGAACCGATTCCGCTGATTGTCTGCTGGCACGCAAAAACAGATGCGCCAGCTCGTGATGCTTTTCTGCAGCTTATCAGGGAACAGCATGCTCAGGTCAAGAGCGACAGAGCAGGGTAG
- a CDS encoding MFS transporter produces MSISLENSTEPSCPQPSENQLTAALVVFLAAGGGLAVATLYYSQPMLGILGGAIGASDHAVGLVPTLTQLGYAMGILLLAPLGDRYDRRRIILVKAAVLVLALLAAAVAPSILCLLAASLVIGLSATMAQDIVPSAAHLASDSQRGRVVGTVMTGLLLGIVLSRVVSGYVAEHFGWRTVFWGASASIVLTGVVAWRRLPRFKPTMQVPYAELMRSLVQLWKRHGELRRATLAQGLLAVGFSAFWSTLAIMLHAAPFHLGSQAAGAFGLAGAAGALAAPVAGRVADRQGPEQVTKLCAALVALSFAAMFFLPFLSPHAQLWLIGASAIGFDLGVQGTLIAHQTIIYSIDPGARSRLNAIMFVGLFIGMAAGSALGSLMQAAWGWMAVTALATLAALGALATRLWPASRVASRSALATEEA; encoded by the coding sequence ATGAGCATCTCTCTTGAAAACAGCACAGAGCCAAGCTGCCCGCAACCATCCGAAAACCAGCTGACAGCGGCACTGGTAGTGTTTTTAGCCGCGGGAGGCGGCCTGGCAGTGGCCACCCTGTATTACAGCCAACCGATGCTGGGGATACTGGGGGGTGCTATCGGCGCCTCTGATCATGCAGTGGGTTTGGTGCCAACCTTGACGCAACTGGGGTATGCCATGGGGATTCTGCTGCTCGCACCGCTTGGAGACCGCTACGACCGGCGGCGGATTATCCTCGTCAAGGCAGCAGTACTGGTCCTTGCACTGCTGGCTGCAGCAGTAGCGCCTTCGATCCTATGCCTGTTGGCAGCCAGCCTGGTGATCGGTCTTTCCGCCACCATGGCACAGGACATCGTACCTTCAGCAGCCCACCTGGCCTCCGACTCCCAACGGGGCAGGGTTGTTGGCACCGTGATGACCGGGCTGTTGCTTGGCATTGTACTGTCGCGCGTGGTCAGTGGTTACGTGGCAGAGCACTTTGGCTGGCGCACGGTCTTCTGGGGCGCTAGCGCCAGCATTGTGCTGACAGGTGTGGTGGCATGGCGCCGCCTGCCGCGCTTCAAGCCGACCATGCAGGTGCCATACGCTGAACTGATGCGATCGCTGGTGCAGTTGTGGAAACGCCATGGCGAGCTGCGTCGAGCAACCTTGGCGCAAGGCCTGCTGGCGGTCGGATTCAGCGCCTTCTGGTCAACGCTGGCCATAATGCTGCATGCTGCGCCATTTCATCTCGGCAGTCAGGCTGCTGGCGCCTTTGGCCTGGCTGGAGCGGCTGGCGCCTTGGCAGCCCCCGTTGCCGGGCGTGTTGCCGATCGGCAAGGGCCTGAACAGGTGACCAAACTGTGTGCAGCACTCGTTGCCCTGTCATTCGCTGCCATGTTTTTTCTGCCGTTTTTGTCTCCCCATGCTCAACTATGGCTGATTGGGGCCAGTGCAATCGGTTTTGATCTGGGCGTGCAGGGCACCCTGATTGCCCATCAGACCATTATTTACAGCATCGATCCCGGTGCACGGAGCCGCCTCAATGCGATCATGTTCGTAGGTCTGTTTATAGGCATGGCCGCTGGTTCGGCACTGGGCAGCCTGATGCAGGCTGCATGGGGATGGATGGCGGTAACGGCACTGGCAACACTTGCGGCACTGGGTGCATTGGCAACGCGCTTGTGGCCTGCCAGCAGAGTTGCCAGCAGGTCAGCCCTTGCCACTGAAGAAGCATAA
- a CDS encoding RtcB family protein, with protein sequence MPEIAIYAELLDQNARDQIRLIQEHPAFEGRIAIMPDAHAGAGCVIGFTGRFGCGVIPNIVGVDIGCGVAAVPLARPGRIDFAALDRYIRQQIPLGMTSRKNDRFLGEGSVPKALVTQAAALCKRIEADFYRAGKINKFIPPLLQLGTLGGGNHFIEIGREQSSGRLYLIVHSGSRNLGKRVAEQFQARARRFTEQRHIQVPRGLEYLPQQEGGADYIHCMQAAQAYARLNRRMMLAIMLGFFDQELDEGQVVESVHNYISEQDGLVRKGAISARAGEAVIIPLNMADGTILGTGKGNPAYNRSAPHGAGRLHGRKEMFRRLQEGQFSMRQYADSMQHVFSTSISRDTFDESKFAYKPLSAIEKHLQETVEIKQILQPVYNLKASGD encoded by the coding sequence ATGCCGGAAATCGCCATTTACGCCGAGCTGCTGGATCAGAACGCCCGGGATCAGATCAGGCTGATTCAGGAGCATCCTGCCTTTGAAGGCAGGATCGCCATCATGCCGGATGCCCATGCCGGGGCCGGTTGTGTGATCGGCTTTACCGGCAGGTTCGGCTGCGGGGTGATCCCCAATATTGTTGGGGTGGATATCGGTTGCGGCGTGGCAGCGGTTCCGTTGGCCAGACCGGGACGGATCGATTTTGCCGCACTGGATCGCTACATCCGTCAGCAGATCCCGCTGGGGATGACCTCCCGCAAGAACGACCGCTTTCTGGGCGAAGGCAGCGTGCCCAAAGCACTGGTGACCCAGGCTGCTGCGCTTTGCAAGCGGATTGAAGCGGATTTCTACCGGGCCGGCAAGATCAACAAGTTCATCCCGCCGCTGCTGCAACTGGGTACCCTGGGGGGCGGCAACCATTTCATCGAGATTGGCCGGGAGCAGTCCAGCGGAAGGCTGTACCTGATTGTCCATTCCGGTTCCCGCAACCTGGGCAAGCGGGTGGCGGAGCAGTTTCAGGCCAGGGCGCGGCGCTTCACTGAGCAACGCCATATTCAGGTGCCGCGCGGCCTGGAGTATCTGCCGCAGCAGGAAGGGGGCGCCGACTACATCCACTGCATGCAGGCTGCCCAGGCCTATGCCCGGCTGAACCGGCGGATGATGCTGGCGATCATGCTGGGCTTCTTTGATCAGGAACTGGATGAGGGGCAGGTGGTGGAGTCGGTGCACAACTACATCTCGGAGCAGGATGGGCTGGTGCGCAAGGGGGCCATCTCGGCCCGGGCCGGTGAGGCGGTGATCATCCCGCTCAACATGGCTGACGGCACCATCCTGGGGACCGGCAAGGGGAACCCGGCCTACAACCGCTCGGCACCCCACGGCGCCGGCCGCCTGCATGGCCGCAAGGAGATGTTTCGCAGGCTTCAGGAGGGACAGTTCAGCATGCGCCAGTATGCCGACTCCATGCAGCATGTCTTCTCCACCTCCATCAGCCGCGACACCTTTGATGAGAGCAAGTTTGCCTACAAGCCGCTCTCTGCCATCGAGAAGCATCTGCAGGAAACGGTTGAGATCAAGCAGATCCTGCAGCCGGTCTACAACCTGAAGGCCTCCGGCGACTGA
- the thpR gene encoding RNA 2',3'-cyclic phosphodiesterase — protein sequence MRLFVAIELPEVVQQQLSLLHEELPGVRWVRPEQLHLTLAFLGELAEQQLGLLGKALEGVSFEPFTLRFEQLGCFPDQRHPRVVWIGLQSNPALQQLARQVQAAAMACGIMLEQRPFTPHITLARCKQVNPQQVAALLLKQQPELPEVAVDAFLLFQSSLSARGAEHRVLRRFATPPQSPWPTAG from the coding sequence ATGCGGCTGTTTGTGGCCATAGAGCTGCCTGAGGTCGTGCAACAGCAGCTGTCGCTCCTGCACGAGGAACTGCCCGGGGTCCGCTGGGTGCGGCCGGAGCAACTGCATCTGACGCTGGCGTTTCTGGGGGAGCTGGCAGAGCAGCAGCTTGGGCTGCTTGGTAAGGCGCTTGAAGGTGTCAGTTTTGAACCGTTTACCCTGCGATTTGAGCAGCTGGGCTGTTTCCCTGATCAGCGTCATCCGCGGGTGGTGTGGATCGGCCTGCAGTCCAACCCGGCGCTGCAGCAACTGGCCCGCCAGGTGCAGGCTGCGGCAATGGCCTGCGGCATCATGCTGGAACAGCGTCCCTTTACCCCCCACATCACCCTGGCCCGTTGCAAGCAGGTCAATCCGCAGCAGGTAGCCGCGTTGCTGCTGAAGCAGCAGCCCGAACTGCCGGAGGTGGCGGTCGATGCATTTCTGCTGTTTCAGAGCAGCTTGTCAGCCCGGGGGGCGGAGCACCGGGTGCTGCGCAGGTTTGCTACTCCCCCGCAATCCCCATGGCCCACTGCAGGTTGA
- a CDS encoding TolC family protein, giving the protein MWVTGAPSLTREGGGWVVCLKNSAIFAIILIVISATSALAAPRLLTLEDCLSIALEQNLDIRKAREYANYVQGKYVEERAAALPQLGLQAGFGYSKDDSTKALYGAAQMQANRSVDLSLSQPLYTWGKIGAALKAAEVGLKTADQQLRLFRQAAFRDVSIAFYDVLLAKELHRLAQETLAQKERHHTEARRKFETGVATDYDLLAAEVELQNARPELIRTANSIRTSRERLRFLLGADQPELDVVGRIEARPEQVAGFDESLTIALDKRPELANQKLQIGINQELVTIANADDKPRLDLKGTAGWHQLEVSDPGPRRQSDGPAWNAGIYLTFPFFDGLRSRGRTQQARSDLRTSQLQEQKLRDSIALELRTARYSLAEAAETITALSGTVKQAERLLQMAEKGFEYGVKTRLEVDDAQTNLLRAQSNLARANRDYLTARVNLQWAMGIAGE; this is encoded by the coding sequence TTGTGGGTAACGGGAGCCCCCTCCCTGACAAGGGAGGGCGGGGGGTGGGTTGTCTGCCTTAAGAACTCTGCAATATTCGCGATCATCCTGATCGTCATCTCTGCCACATCAGCCCTGGCAGCCCCCCGGCTCTTGACCCTGGAGGACTGCCTGAGCATCGCCTTGGAGCAGAACCTGGATATCCGGAAGGCCAGGGAATATGCCAACTATGTCCAGGGCAAATATGTCGAAGAGCGGGCTGCTGCCCTGCCGCAGCTGGGTCTGCAGGCCGGGTTCGGCTACAGCAAGGATGACAGCACCAAGGCACTTTACGGAGCAGCCCAGATGCAGGCCAACCGCAGCGTGGACCTCTCTCTGTCCCAGCCGCTCTACACCTGGGGCAAAATCGGCGCGGCCCTCAAAGCGGCCGAGGTGGGGCTCAAGACCGCCGACCAGCAGTTGCGGCTGTTCCGTCAGGCCGCCTTCAGGGATGTCTCGATCGCCTTTTATGACGTGCTGCTGGCCAAGGAGCTGCACCGCCTGGCCCAGGAGACTCTGGCCCAGAAGGAACGGCACCACACCGAAGCCAGGCGCAAGTTTGAGACCGGGGTAGCCACCGACTATGATCTGCTGGCAGCCGAGGTGGAGCTGCAGAATGCCCGGCCCGAGCTGATCCGCACCGCAAACAGCATCCGTACCAGCCGGGAACGGCTGCGCTTTCTGCTGGGGGCAGACCAGCCGGAACTGGATGTGGTGGGCAGGATCGAGGCCAGGCCGGAACAGGTCGCGGGCTTTGACGAATCGCTCACGATCGCCCTGGATAAACGGCCTGAACTGGCCAATCAGAAACTGCAGATCGGCATCAACCAGGAACTGGTCACCATTGCCAATGCCGATGACAAGCCGCGCCTGGATCTGAAAGGCACGGCCGGCTGGCACCAGCTTGAGGTTTCTGATCCGGGGCCGCGCAGACAATCGGACGGCCCGGCCTGGAATGCCGGTATCTACCTGACCTTTCCGTTCTTTGACGGCCTGCGCAGCCGGGGCCGCACCCAGCAGGCCCGCAGTGACCTGCGCACCAGCCAGTTGCAGGAGCAGAAACTGCGGGACAGCATTGCCCTGGAGCTGCGCACGGCCCGCTACAGCCTGGCTGAGGCCGCCGAGACGATCACCGCCCTGTCCGGCACGGTCAAACAGGCGGAACGGCTGTTGCAGATGGCAGAAAAGGGATTTGAGTACGGGGTCAAGACCCGGCTTGAGGTGGATGATGCCCAGACCAACCTGCTACGGGCCCAGAGCAACCTGGCCCGGGCCAACCGGGATTACCTGACGGCCCGGGTCAACCTGCAGTGGGCCATGGGGATTGCGGGGGAGTAG